One genomic region from Ornithinicoccus hortensis encodes:
- a CDS encoding CCA tRNA nucleotidyltransferase, whose translation MSTTSSPELLARAVRHLAPVLPVLTELGERFAAAGHELALVGGPVRDAFLSRQSPDLDFTTSARPEQIEQVLTGWVDHLWDVGRDFGTIGGRRGDLVVEVTTFRADAYDPESRKPVVAFGDNLTDDLVRRDFTVNAMALRLPQVEFTDPHDGLADLAEGVLRTPHTPEISFSDDPLRMMRAARFVSQLGFVLDPAVQTAMTEMAGRLDIVSAERVRDELSRLLLGAHPRAGLEVMVATGLADRVLPELPALKLELDEHHRHKDVYEHSLIVLEQAIDLEDPPGADGPDAVPGPDLVLRLAALLHDIGKPATRRFEPGGGVSFHHHEVVGAKLARARLRALRYDKDTVKAVTRLVELHLRFHGYGTGEWTDSAVRRYITDAGPLLGRLHKLTRSDCTTRNRRKAERLARSYDGLEERIDRLREQEELAAVRPELNGNEIAEVLGIPPGPVLGRAYKHLLAVRLDQGPIGREAAESELRRWWEEQPESTDDGMPGAGSRPADRAGDNGA comes from the coding sequence CCACCTGGCGCCGGTGCTGCCCGTCCTGACCGAGCTGGGCGAGAGGTTCGCGGCCGCGGGCCACGAGTTGGCGCTCGTCGGCGGCCCCGTGCGGGACGCCTTCCTGAGCCGGCAGTCCCCGGACCTGGACTTCACCACCTCGGCCCGTCCCGAGCAGATCGAGCAGGTACTCACCGGCTGGGTCGACCACCTGTGGGACGTTGGCCGGGACTTCGGCACGATCGGCGGTCGGCGCGGGGACCTGGTGGTGGAGGTCACCACCTTCCGGGCCGACGCCTACGACCCGGAGTCGCGCAAGCCCGTCGTCGCCTTCGGCGACAACCTCACCGACGACCTGGTCCGCCGCGACTTCACGGTCAACGCGATGGCGTTGCGGCTGCCGCAGGTGGAGTTCACCGACCCGCACGACGGCCTGGCCGACCTCGCCGAGGGCGTGCTGCGCACCCCGCACACCCCGGAGATCAGCTTCTCCGACGACCCGCTGCGGATGATGCGTGCGGCCCGGTTCGTGTCCCAGCTGGGCTTCGTCCTCGATCCCGCCGTGCAGACCGCGATGACCGAGATGGCCGGGCGGCTGGACATCGTCTCCGCCGAGCGGGTCCGGGACGAGCTGAGCAGGTTGCTGCTCGGGGCCCACCCCCGCGCCGGGCTGGAGGTCATGGTCGCGACCGGTCTGGCCGACCGGGTGCTGCCGGAGCTGCCGGCGCTCAAGCTCGAGCTGGACGAGCACCACCGCCACAAGGACGTCTACGAGCACTCCCTGATCGTGCTGGAGCAGGCGATCGACCTGGAGGACCCGCCCGGTGCCGACGGCCCGGACGCGGTGCCCGGACCCGACCTGGTGCTGCGGCTGGCGGCCCTGCTGCACGACATCGGCAAGCCCGCGACGCGTCGGTTCGAGCCCGGGGGCGGGGTGAGCTTCCACCACCACGAGGTCGTCGGTGCCAAGCTGGCGCGGGCCCGGCTGCGTGCGTTGCGCTACGACAAGGACACCGTGAAGGCGGTCACCCGACTGGTCGAGCTGCACCTGCGGTTCCACGGCTACGGCACGGGGGAGTGGACCGACTCCGCGGTCCGCCGCTACATCACCGACGCCGGGCCGCTGCTGGGGCGGCTGCACAAGCTGACCCGGTCCGACTGCACCACCCGCAACCGCCGCAAGGCCGAGCGGCTGGCCCGCAGCTACGACGGCCTCGAGGAGCGGATCGACCGGCTCCGGGAGCAGGAGGAGCTGGCGGCCGTCCGTCCCGAGCTCAACGGCAACGAGATCGCCGAGGTCCTCGGGATCCCGCCCGGCCCGGTGCTGGGCCGTGCCTACAAGCACCTGCTGGCGGTCCGGCTCGACCAGGGCCCCATCGGCCGGGAGGCCGCCGAGTCCGAGCTGCGCCGCTGGTGGGAGGAGCAGCCGGAGTCGACCGACGACGGTATGCCCGGGGCCGGGTCCCGACCCGCCGACCGGGCGGGCGACAATGGCGCCTGA